The following proteins come from a genomic window of Micromonospora zamorensis:
- a CDS encoding ABC transporter ATP-binding protein: MIGRHRRAVGIVLALHSAAAVAGLAPPWLLGTIVDRVTAGAGVATVDRLALAIAGCVLVSALLSRYAQYAGHRFGERAVAELREEFVSRTLGLPVSVVERAGSGDLATRSSVDVATVGTTVRDVVPTIVIAGVQLTLLFGAVFLLHPLLGLAALAGLPSIVTVTRWYLRRASSAYLTEGAAAAELTETLTTTAEGARTVEALRLTDDRIRHGTGRITQVWRARRATLALRTVFFSIVEASYPLPVALVLLVGGYLFSRDMVTLGAVVAAALYLQQAIEPLDRLLQWTEQAQRGFASYARVLGVGMVPAEPTGRTATSRGERLVVRGARFSYSGGPDVLHGIDLEVQPGERLAVVGPSGAGKSTLARLLAGIDAPRQGVVSIGGCPITDLDPAERRRRIALVTQEHHVFIGSVRDNLSFAAPDASDEQMRAALVTVGADWYDDLPAGLDTAIGDGARQLGAAEAQQLALARLVLADPHTLILDEATAALDPSTARRTERALAAVLAGRTVIAIAHRLNTAHDADRVAVLADGRITEIGSHDDLVAADGAYADLWRSWHTQADERLR, translated from the coding sequence ATGATCGGCCGGCACCGCCGCGCGGTCGGGATCGTGCTGGCGCTGCACAGCGCCGCCGCGGTCGCCGGGCTCGCCCCGCCGTGGCTGCTGGGCACCATCGTCGACCGGGTCACCGCGGGCGCAGGAGTGGCCACTGTGGACCGGCTGGCGCTGGCCATCGCCGGTTGCGTCCTGGTCAGCGCGTTGCTCTCCCGATACGCCCAGTACGCCGGTCACCGCTTCGGTGAACGGGCCGTCGCCGAGCTGCGCGAGGAGTTCGTCTCCCGGACTCTCGGGCTGCCGGTCTCGGTCGTCGAGCGCGCCGGCTCCGGGGACCTGGCCACCCGCAGCTCGGTCGACGTGGCGACGGTCGGCACCACCGTCCGGGACGTGGTGCCCACCATCGTCATCGCCGGGGTGCAGTTGACGTTGCTGTTCGGGGCGGTCTTCCTGCTGCATCCACTGCTCGGGCTGGCAGCGCTGGCCGGGCTCCCCTCGATCGTGACGGTGACCCGCTGGTACCTGCGCCGGGCCAGCTCCGCGTACCTTACCGAGGGCGCCGCCGCAGCCGAGCTGACCGAGACGCTGACCACCACCGCCGAGGGTGCCCGCACCGTGGAGGCGCTGCGACTGACCGACGACCGGATCCGGCACGGCACCGGCCGCATCACCCAGGTGTGGCGGGCCCGGCGGGCGACCCTCGCGCTGCGGACGGTGTTCTTCTCGATCGTCGAGGCCAGCTATCCGCTGCCGGTCGCCCTGGTCCTGCTCGTCGGCGGTTACCTGTTCTCCAGGGACATGGTCACGCTCGGCGCGGTGGTCGCCGCCGCGCTCTACCTGCAACAGGCGATCGAACCGTTGGACCGGCTGTTGCAGTGGACGGAGCAGGCGCAGCGCGGTTTCGCGTCGTACGCCCGGGTCCTCGGCGTCGGCATGGTCCCGGCGGAACCGACGGGCCGGACGGCCACGTCGCGGGGAGAGCGGCTCGTCGTACGCGGGGCCCGGTTCTCCTACTCCGGCGGCCCGGACGTGCTGCACGGCATCGACCTGGAGGTGCAGCCCGGTGAGCGGCTGGCCGTCGTCGGTCCGTCGGGCGCCGGCAAGTCCACCCTGGCCCGGCTGCTGGCCGGGATCGACGCGCCACGGCAGGGCGTCGTGAGCATCGGTGGCTGCCCGATCACCGACCTCGACCCCGCCGAGCGGCGCCGCCGCATCGCCCTGGTCACCCAGGAGCACCACGTCTTCATCGGCTCGGTGCGGGACAACCTCTCGTTCGCCGCCCCGGACGCATCGGACGAGCAGATGCGGGCCGCGCTGGTCACCGTGGGCGCGGACTGGTACGACGACCTGCCGGCGGGGTTGGACACCGCGATCGGCGACGGCGCCCGGCAGCTCGGCGCCGCGGAGGCCCAGCAGCTCGCGCTGGCCCGGTTGGTGCTCGCCGACCCGCACACGCTGATCCTGGACGAGGCGACCGCCGCGCTCGATCCGAGCACCGCCCGTCGGACCGAGCGGGCGTTGGCCGCCGTGCTGGCCGGACGGACCGTCATCGCGATCGCGCACCGGCTCAACACCGCGCACGACGCCGACCGGGTGGCGGTGCTGGCCGACGGCCGGATCACCGAGATCGGCAGCCACGATGATCTCGTGGCTGCCGACGGGGCGTACGCGGACCTGTGGCGCTCCTGGCACACGCAGGCCGACGAGCGGCTGCGGTGA
- a CDS encoding carbohydrate ABC transporter permease: MNPQSTLPPTPAALPPKTGDPSDPAGPGRKGPRSEVRLFAGLGHIALAVWAVIVIVPILWTFLAAFKNTSEIFSSPWTLPAELRWENFGRAWTKANVGRYFLNSVIVVSCSTFLTMLLGSMAAYVLARYKFWGNRAVYYLFVSGLAFPVFLALVPLFFVVKNLGLLDTHTGVVLVYTAYSLPFTVFFLAAFFKTLPSSVAEAGMIDGCGHSRLFFQVMMPMAKPGLISVAIFNIIGQWAQYQLPLVLLSNAKDKWVLTQGIADISVNAGYEADWSGLFAALTIAILPMIIVYAVFQRQIQAGLTSGAVK, encoded by the coding sequence ATGAATCCGCAGTCGACGCTGCCGCCGACCCCGGCGGCGCTACCGCCGAAGACCGGTGATCCGTCCGACCCCGCCGGGCCGGGGCGTAAGGGCCCCCGCTCGGAGGTACGGCTCTTCGCCGGCCTGGGGCACATCGCGCTCGCCGTCTGGGCGGTGATCGTGATCGTGCCGATCCTCTGGACCTTTCTCGCCGCGTTCAAGAACACGAGCGAGATCTTCAGCAGCCCGTGGACGCTCCCGGCCGAGTTGCGCTGGGAGAACTTCGGGCGGGCCTGGACCAAGGCGAACGTTGGCCGGTACTTCCTGAACAGCGTCATCGTGGTCTCGTGCAGCACCTTCCTCACCATGCTGCTCGGCTCGATGGCCGCGTACGTGCTGGCCCGCTACAAGTTCTGGGGCAACCGGGCGGTCTACTACCTCTTCGTCTCCGGGTTGGCGTTCCCGGTCTTCCTGGCCCTGGTGCCGCTCTTCTTCGTGGTGAAGAACCTGGGCCTGCTGGACACCCACACAGGTGTGGTGCTGGTCTACACCGCGTACTCGTTGCCGTTCACGGTGTTCTTCCTGGCCGCGTTCTTCAAGACGCTGCCGTCGTCGGTGGCCGAGGCGGGCATGATCGACGGTTGTGGGCACAGCCGACTGTTCTTCCAGGTCATGATGCCGATGGCGAAGCCGGGTCTGATCAGTGTCGCGATCTTCAACATCATCGGTCAGTGGGCGCAGTATCAACTTCCGCTGGTGCTGCTCTCCAACGCCAAGGACAAGTGGGTGCTCACCCAGGGCATCGCCGACATCTCGGTCAACGCAGGCTACGAGGCGGACTGGTCCGGGTTGTTCGCCGCGCTGACCATCGCCATCCTTCCGATGATCATCGTGTACGCGGTCTTCCAACGCCAGATCCAGGCCGGCCTCACCTCCGGTGCGGTGAAGTAG
- a CDS encoding carbohydrate ABC transporter permease, with amino-acid sequence MRHGKYPFVIGFLFAPVALYVTFVIWPYAQAFQISMTNWRGLSAPQWVGFDNYRRLLDDGAFWKAVQHHGVLLLALPLITVAIALFFAFLLNVGGKSSGGQRQGVWGAKFYRVVFFFPQVLAVAIIAVLFQMVYRPNESGLINGVLMEFGLEPVLFLVKPNLALWSIIAVLVWQAVGFYVVLFSAGMASIPGEIYEAAEMDGATKVTLFFRVTLPLLWDTLQVAWVYLGIAAFDAFAIVAVLSVDGGGPDGATTVLAMEIYRNAFVYSKYGYASAMGVALFFLTLTFAALTLRLTKRESVEY; translated from the coding sequence ATGCGGCACGGCAAGTATCCATTCGTGATCGGGTTCCTGTTCGCCCCGGTCGCGCTGTACGTGACATTCGTGATCTGGCCATACGCGCAGGCGTTCCAGATCTCGATGACCAACTGGCGAGGGCTGTCCGCCCCGCAGTGGGTGGGGTTCGACAACTACCGGAGGCTGCTTGACGACGGGGCCTTCTGGAAGGCGGTCCAGCACCACGGCGTACTGCTGCTTGCCCTGCCGCTGATCACCGTTGCCATCGCCCTGTTCTTCGCCTTCCTGCTGAACGTGGGTGGTAAGAGCAGCGGCGGGCAACGCCAGGGGGTCTGGGGGGCGAAGTTCTACCGGGTGGTGTTCTTCTTCCCCCAGGTCCTCGCGGTGGCCATCATCGCGGTGCTGTTCCAGATGGTGTACCGACCGAACGAGTCCGGCCTGATCAACGGCGTGCTGATGGAGTTCGGCCTGGAGCCGGTCCTGTTCCTGGTCAAGCCGAACCTGGCCCTCTGGTCGATCATCGCGGTCCTCGTCTGGCAGGCCGTCGGCTTCTACGTGGTGCTCTTCTCGGCCGGGATGGCCTCCATCCCGGGTGAGATCTACGAGGCCGCGGAGATGGACGGGGCGACCAAGGTGACCCTGTTCTTCCGGGTCACCCTGCCGCTGCTGTGGGACACCCTCCAGGTGGCCTGGGTGTACCTCGGCATCGCGGCGTTCGACGCGTTCGCCATCGTGGCTGTGCTCTCGGTGGACGGCGGTGGTCCGGACGGCGCCACCACCGTGCTGGCGATGGAGATCTACCGCAACGCGTTCGTCTACTCGAAGTACGGCTACGCCTCGGCGATGGGCGTGGCGCTGTTCTTCCTCACCCTCACGTTCGCGGCGCTGACGCTGCGGCTCACCAAGCGGGAAAGCGTGGAGTACTGA
- the ngcE gene encoding N-acetylglucosamine/diacetylchitobiose ABC transporter substrate-binding protein gives MSFTPEHPAALDRRTVLRRAAAVGMLATPAIGLLGACATSGSDNDNEQVAGGTKNAANPLGVKEDAPIEVIIFNGGYGEKYATDVHEPLYKKAFPKAEVKHQATQAVSTVLQPRFASGNPPEFVNNSGEKLMDFGALVADGQLQDLTELWDAPSVDDASKKVRDTVVPGTIEAGSFNGKPYVLYYVSTVFGIWYSAKLFKDNGWAPAKTWDDFITLLTAIKAKGITPYGYAGANAAYYQWNVILTQAAKIGGVDVLKNIDNLEDGAWKQDAIKQAATAWAEVGAKFSDKSFEGLKHTDVQLRQNQYKVALYPSGDWLEGEQKKDTPPGFDYQLMPVPSLTASDKMPATALRATAGEGYFVSAKSKNPKGGLEYMRQMLSKAGAKGFTEVVKAPTVVTAGSEGFAFPPGVASSQAALKAAGQDVFNLYFDGWYKELDTEARTATNELMFGRINADAFVERIQKRADTIKKDSSVAKFKR, from the coding sequence ACCCCCGAACACCCGGCCGCACTCGACCGTCGCACGGTTCTGCGTCGCGCCGCCGCCGTGGGCATGCTCGCCACTCCGGCCATCGGCCTGCTTGGCGCCTGCGCCACCAGCGGCAGCGACAACGACAACGAGCAGGTCGCCGGCGGCACCAAGAACGCCGCCAACCCGCTGGGCGTCAAGGAGGACGCGCCGATCGAGGTGATCATCTTCAACGGCGGTTACGGCGAGAAGTACGCCACCGACGTGCACGAGCCGCTGTACAAGAAGGCGTTCCCCAAGGCGGAGGTCAAGCACCAGGCCACGCAGGCCGTCTCCACCGTGCTCCAGCCGCGGTTCGCCTCCGGCAACCCGCCGGAGTTCGTGAACAACTCGGGCGAGAAGCTGATGGACTTCGGCGCGCTGGTCGCCGACGGTCAGCTCCAGGACCTCACCGAGCTGTGGGACGCCCCGTCGGTCGACGACGCATCCAAGAAGGTCCGCGACACCGTGGTGCCGGGCACCATCGAGGCGGGCTCGTTCAACGGCAAGCCGTACGTCCTGTACTACGTCTCCACCGTCTTCGGCATCTGGTACTCGGCCAAGCTGTTCAAGGACAACGGCTGGGCGCCGGCGAAGACGTGGGACGACTTCATCACCCTGCTCACCGCCATCAAGGCCAAGGGCATCACCCCGTACGGCTACGCCGGGGCGAACGCGGCCTACTACCAGTGGAACGTGATCCTCACCCAGGCCGCCAAGATCGGTGGCGTCGACGTTCTCAAGAACATCGACAACCTGGAGGATGGCGCCTGGAAGCAGGACGCGATCAAGCAGGCGGCCACGGCGTGGGCCGAGGTCGGCGCGAAGTTCAGCGACAAGAGCTTCGAGGGGCTCAAGCACACCGACGTGCAGCTGCGGCAGAACCAGTACAAGGTGGCCCTCTACCCCAGCGGTGACTGGCTGGAGGGCGAGCAGAAGAAGGACACCCCGCCCGGCTTCGACTACCAGCTCATGCCGGTGCCGAGCCTGACCGCGTCGGACAAGATGCCGGCCACGGCGCTGCGCGCCACCGCGGGTGAGGGCTACTTCGTCTCGGCGAAGAGCAAGAACCCCAAGGGCGGCCTGGAGTACATGCGCCAGATGCTGTCCAAGGCGGGCGCCAAGGGCTTCACCGAGGTGGTCAAGGCCCCGACCGTGGTCACCGCCGGCTCGGAGGGCTTCGCCTTCCCGCCCGGTGTGGCCAGCTCGCAGGCCGCGCTCAAGGCGGCCGGCCAGGACGTGTTCAACCTGTACTTCGACGGCTGGTACAAGGAGCTCGACACGGAGGCGCGGACCGCCACCAACGAGCTGATGTTCGGCCGGATCAACGCGGACGCCTTCGTGGAGCGAATCCAGAAGCGCGCCGACACGATCAAGAAGGACAGCTCCGTAGCCAAGTTCAAGCGCTGA